A window of the Penaeus monodon isolate SGIC_2016 chromosome 11, NSTDA_Pmon_1, whole genome shotgun sequence genome harbors these coding sequences:
- the LOC119579093 gene encoding uncharacterized protein LOC119579093: MDGSEETFGVSGYKEARAVVPDDGALHSHTGVQLRLTCRVDLATEPVSHFFWYHNGTGINFSKTRSLTIVTHGYCSYVVIENVTWEDSGVYTCAPLRASPPTSRSTCCKLPFSLFCSHVPPSLVADEQRSALHNGRGDKDFARAAATASVLLLAPPSWLLVTCLVGARPSC; the protein is encoded by the exons ATGgatggaagcgaagaaacgttcggtgtttcgggATATAAAG AGGCCCGGGCCGTGGTCCCGGACGACGGGGCGCTGCACTCGCACACGGGGGTCCAACTCCGCCTCACGTGCCGCGTGGACCTGGCTACGGAGCCCGTCAGCCACTTCTTCTGGTACCACAACGGGACCGGGATCAACTTCTCCAAGACGCGCTCTCTCACGATTGTCACGCACGGCTACTGTAGTTACGTTGTCATCGAGAACGTGACTTGGGAGGATTCCGGTGTGTACACCTGCGCGCCCCTGAGAGCGAGCCCGCCAACCTCACGCTCCACGTGCTGCAAG CTTCCATTCTCGCTCTTCTGCTCTcacgtccccccctccctcgttgcAGACGAACAGCGCTCCGCCTTGCACAACGGCCGCGGCGACAAGGACTTCGCCCGCGCCGCCGCCACCGCTTCCGTCCTTCTCCTTGCGCCGCCCTCGTGGCTGCTCGTCACTTGCCTCGTGGGCGCGAGGCCATCCTGCTGA